Within the Poecilia reticulata strain Guanapo linkage group LG13, Guppy_female_1.0+MT, whole genome shotgun sequence genome, the region CTAAGGTACACAAAGCGGTTACGACGTCAGTTATTAGTTTGTCTAAAACATCTACAGTTTGTGCACTCTGAGATGTAAAGCGAGAAAAGTTTTACTGATGGAACGCTTTTAGCATATAAGTCACAAGATACCTTACAATAAAAGAGATCATTTGTGTTACAAAGAAttaaacaagcacaaaaaattCTAAGTCAGAAATTCATTGAGAGTTGATATGAAAAAGAAGGTACGTTCATTCAGCTAAAAGAATGTACAAACATCCCATGTTTTGACACAATATTTCCTCATTATAAATTATTTGATATTCCTCAccattttgtagattttataaTAACCAGAGCAAAACTTGCTAAGGTAGGAAGCAAGTTGTAAGGAGAGTTCAAAAACCTTATTTACATGTGGAGTCTCGTTCCACAAAGCTGTTAAGTTGCACatattaaaacatgaagttagGCTACATGTCATTACGTCACATTTTGTGCTCAAAGCATGTGACAGCATGCCATGCACCGGGAAGGGATGATGCCATGTCCTTTCCTTTTAGCCTAACCCTAAACGCTTAATCTAACAATAATACCAACCGAAAGCTTTAAATCCATTCAAATGACACAGAGAATGTGCCACAAAAGGAGTACTGTCCGATGTTATGTGATACAATAAATCCATGCTGTTTAGAGGTTAAAAGGTTTTCATCATATTCAGTAACATTTCTAATGATATCTTAATCGTGTAAGCTTTTAACATTTGTAAGTGTAAGTTAAACTTACACTTACAAATGTTAAGTGTAAAAAccttataaagaaaaacaagggagACCTGAAGGGTTTCATAAAATGATTCTCagtcaatgttttctttttttcatccaaatgtaaattttatttaagtgaatTACAGATTGTATTCTTTTCATCCAGGTGAAGATCTTGATATGACTGTGAGTGGTGTAAAGATTGCCTCAAGGTTGCTTTTAgaagttgtttttcctctgaaatgTCAAGTTGTATTCCTATTTTATAACCACTCAAATTCactgtgtgcgcgtgtgtgtgtgcgcatgcaaagtgtgtgtgtctgttgtatgtgtgtgtgtcatagGATTTCTAAAAGCCCTTGAGAGCATCTGTGCCTTTTGGAGATTACTCACATTTTCACCATTAAAATGCTGGTTCACCATAAAATAGGTGATTATAGATGGCCTTTTTATTAAGGACCTAAATGTCTGCTGTTGTTTAGGGGGATTGGCAAGCGGGTAGGATTAGGCAGCATCAATAAAATCTAAGACATGGAAGCGGCACAAGCCATGTGGGGAAATATAGAACGCTCTGTCCACATTATAAACAACACTTCCCTAATTATCTGTTTGATTTAATGATAATGATTGTatatttaaataagcaaatctTAACAGTCGCTTCTATCAGCAATGTAGCTCACCACCTACATTGTGGTGGTGAGCACCACCACAATTGTGCTCACCACCACCACATTCACATGTATGCATGTGAATGTATGCATGAATGGGTAAATAACTGAATGTAGTGTAAAACCCTTTGGGGTCCTCTGAacttgataaagtgctatacaagtaTAGACCATTTACTACTTCCCATAACGATACCCGTCCTGACAAAAAAACAGGGTGCCTTCAAGGACATTTGGGGATCCTTAAAGATCCAGACTATTTGACTCGAAAAATTTAAACAAGCTCCATTTTTCATAATGTTGGAATTTACCAaaatttttactcattttcaaTAGGTGTTCAATCATTTAGATGACTGCATGAACCTACTGACTTTGGGCCAGTGTTCTGGCATTTACAGTTGCAAACACTTCATTGCAGGTCAAGTTTATTgatagttaaattttttttttcaataaaataaaaatcataacaaCAGTTTGCTGAAGAGAAttggcaaacaaacaaaatcagtgaaacaaaatacagaaaaggtTCTAATGTTCCCAAACATATAATTAGTTTATAACTTTGAGGTTAAGGGCAATTCTATCAAGGACGTTCCTTGATTTCTGAGGAGacagctggtaaaaaaaaaaatcttaactaACTTCAAAAGAGCTGTAGCAGGACTTGGTAGCaacaaaaactgagattttaatCAGCACGGTGCAATACATCATatgaaaaggtcaaaggttgaaTGCCTGAACTGCAGGATTCGTAGAACTCAAGAGCTGTCTATGTATGTCATAGGCACTAGTAttaatttagaggaaaaaaaacacttgtaatATTAGTTTGTCTTAAGATATTTGTGTTCTTGGATGTATCTTATACCAATAAACCTACTGTAATTTGCAGTGGGTGTGAACAATTTTGATTCCAACTATGTGGTTTGAGTTattactgtgtttttaattagcTCTCTGTTTCTTGACAACTTCTTTTGTTTAGCTGTAATTCCACTGATCCCAATTTCCTTCCGtcttcttgtcttttttatgttgttttatttttaactacaGACCAACTtcacattaaccaagaaatcattactgtttaaactttagctttaataacataaagttacctaatttttaaagtgcaatcagtaatacctTTATAACaaagatgttatgtcatgtttatgatagtgtcatgacagtcttattcaccccccttcaaataaagtgttaccaaatatttcAATGAGATGAGTCTGAGgacctatttttaaaaatatatttctgtacaTAACCTTTTCTCTAAATTCAAGCCAAGTgtaaaagtggattttatttttaaaggaatttgTTATGGGTGGGTGCTTCATGtccaaacaacattttttaaatctgacaaagaaaagaagttaCAGTTTCCTGCAAAGATGACTGTGTGTTGAGGTGTGAGAACATCTTGAACACACCACCCAGTATGACTAAAGACGTCCCTAGAGTGAAACAGCTTTTCAAAACACTGCAGGAAGTGACCAAAAGTATCCGTAATGTGGGTTTAGTCATCAGCAGTAGTGTGTTTATTACACAACCATAGATTTATTTTAGTCTTGATCATAGCAAATGTCTCTGATGCTTTTATCTCTCTGCTGCATCCCTTCTGGTCATGTAGAAATCTTGAGATCTGCAAGATGCCGGGTTTTGCACCAATATCATGTTGCTTCCTTGCGTGTCGTCTCTTCCATCTGATGCACAGCTTCAGATGAGTCACCCAAGCTGTAGTTCAGTTTCTCTTCACTTTGAATCAACTTCTCCAAATCTAAGAAACAAAAAGGCTATCAGACAAAGATCTCTTCTACCAAAGTATGCAATATAATGCAGCCGTCTATCTTCCTTACTTTTCtgacaacaaacaacaaacggGTGAATGTAATTCAACTCCAAGCAGACTCAATGTTTATTGTAACGCGTCATATGccataaaaagtttgttttcactAATGCAATCTGACAAAACTGCGAGGGTTTCCTATATGTGTCCTCAATTTAGATATTCAAAGTAAAGAGGGTGTTGGCTGTCGACATGGCCCTTAACAACTATCTTAACTTGTGTACTTACAACTTTGTACGGTCTTATTGACGACATTGAAACCGTAGTCATGATTCCTGCTCAGATCAATGTAGTAGTAGAACCTCAGTTCCTGTGGGTACTGAGAGTGGGCCAAGTCAAGAAGAAGGGGTATCATCGTGTTGGACATGGGTCTCTCTGCCAGGGTCTGGTGCATCATGTAACTGCACCAATCATCCTGCACAAAGTTGGGAGTGATGAGCAGAGCCCGAAGGTGGCTGTTTTCCAGGGCCTT harbors:
- the tirap gene encoding toll/interleukin-1 receptor domain-containing adapter protein → MHGWFLKLFKSGRQNKNSKAGDKPAGAASFESISPSSASSERTSVAKPQQLRTALSSELRWKRKYDVFVCHSFAQKDIDEAERLVSFLETPPRSLRCFLWHRDSCPGSAISTEFCKALENSHLRALLITPNFVQDDWCSYMMHQTLAERPMSNTMIPLLLDLAHSQYPQELRFYYYIDLSRNHDYGFNVVNKTVQSYLEKLIQSEEKLNYSLGDSSEAVHQMEETTRKEAT